One Methylobacterium sp. 77 DNA window includes the following coding sequences:
- a CDS encoding D-alanyl-D-alanine carboxypeptidase: MRSVPSRFRTTHGLPALLAAAAVLSAIASPADARRGHHHRSSGGGYNPPYAAMVIDVKTGRTLHAVNEDSLRHPASITKVMTLYMLFEQLERGRFSLDSPLTISAFAAAQAPSKLGLRPGSTIEVEDAIKAIVTKSANDVACAIGENIAGSEPKFAEMMTRKAQALGMTRTHYANASGLPDADQITTARDLTILARAIQDRFPRYYKYFQTRSFAFRGRVIGNHNRLLGNVEGVDGIKTGYTRDSGFNLMTAAKSDDRQIVAIVLGGKSGASRDRIMADLVRSSLPRAYAGNRQSPAVTEVAERGRPAVVADAVSRTRTQVASADEEDVEVETTASTQPLDISPRQTTTPGSAGAKWRTGALPASAQAYAASGAPAAFPGAKMSASGKSDARLASVDGARTEPAAKASPASRVTPTAWVIQLGAMDDEDKAKSMLSDARSRGGSALSKASPYTVKVEHGGATLYRARFSGFAEQEAAQDACSTLKRSGFNCFATRS, translated from the coding sequence ATGCGTAGCGTTCCGAGTCGCTTCCGGACGACCCATGGGCTGCCGGCCCTGCTTGCTGCGGCGGCCGTCCTCTCGGCGATCGCGTCCCCGGCCGATGCGCGGCGGGGACACCATCATCGCAGCAGCGGCGGCGGCTACAACCCGCCCTACGCGGCCATGGTGATCGACGTGAAGACCGGACGCACCCTGCACGCGGTCAATGAGGATTCCCTGCGCCATCCCGCCTCGATTACGAAGGTGATGACGCTCTACATGCTGTTCGAGCAGCTCGAGCGCGGTCGCTTCAGCCTCGATTCGCCGCTGACCATCTCCGCCTTCGCCGCGGCCCAGGCCCCGTCGAAGCTCGGTCTCCGCCCCGGCTCGACCATCGAGGTCGAGGACGCGATCAAGGCGATCGTGACGAAATCCGCCAACGACGTCGCCTGTGCCATCGGCGAGAACATCGCCGGTTCGGAGCCGAAATTCGCCGAGATGATGACCCGCAAGGCGCAGGCGCTCGGAATGACGCGGACGCATTACGCCAACGCATCGGGCCTGCCCGACGCGGACCAGATCACCACCGCCCGAGACCTGACGATCCTCGCCCGGGCGATCCAGGACCGTTTCCCGCGCTACTACAAGTATTTCCAGACCCGCTCCTTCGCCTTCCGCGGCCGGGTCATCGGCAACCACAACCGCCTCCTCGGCAATGTCGAGGGCGTCGACGGGATCAAGACCGGCTACACCCGCGATTCGGGCTTCAACCTGATGACCGCCGCCAAGTCTGACGATCGCCAGATCGTGGCGATCGTGCTCGGCGGAAAGTCGGGCGCCAGCCGCGACCGCATCATGGCCGACCTCGTCCGGTCGAGCCTGCCGCGCGCCTATGCCGGCAACCGCCAGTCGCCGGCGGTGACGGAAGTCGCCGAGCGCGGCCGTCCGGCCGTCGTCGCCGATGCCGTCTCGCGGACGCGCACTCAGGTCGCCTCCGCCGACGAGGAGGATGTCGAGGTGGAGACCACCGCCTCGACCCAGCCCCTCGACATCTCTCCGCGCCAGACCACGACTCCGGGCAGTGCCGGCGCCAAATGGCGGACCGGCGCTCTGCCGGCCTCGGCCCAGGCCTATGCCGCCAGCGGCGCACCGGCCGCCTTCCCCGGCGCCAAGATGTCCGCCAGCGGCAAGTCCGATGCGCGCCTCGCCTCCGTCGACGGTGCCCGCACCGAACCGGCCGCCAAGGCCTCGCCCGCGAGCCGCGTGACGCCCACCGCCTGGGTGATCCAGCTCGGCGCCATGGATGACGAGGACAAGGCGAAATCGATGCTGTCCGATGCGCGCAGCCGCGGCGGAAGCGCTCTGTCGAAAGCCTCGCCCTATACCGTCAAGGTCGAGCATGGCGGCGCCACGCTCTATCGCGCCAGATTCTCCGGCTTCGCCGAGCAGGAAGCGGCCCAGGACGCCTGCTCCACGCTGAAGCGCAGCGGCTTCAACTGCTTCGCAACGCGAAGCTGA
- a CDS encoding trypsin-like peptidase domain-containing protein yields the protein MPDRFARLAITVALVLMALYVGQPYVTALLFSVETPRAITARGDLAPAETSTAALFERASPSVVHVFAQAAAQGRALMSPDSEENEGGSGAQTGTGFVWDGAGHVVTNNHVVSAAAQRGGSVSVRLSSGEVRPATIVGTAPSYDLAVLRLGGTGTVPPPLAIGTSADLKVGQSAFAIGNPFGLDHTLTTGVVSALRRRLPTGEGRELSGVIQTDAAINPGNSGGPLLDSAGRLIGVNTAIYSPSGASAGIGFAIPADVVNRVVPELIRNGRTRNPGIGIIAGQEATAARLGIDGVVVLRVLRGSPAAEAGLRGVDVQSGTIGDVIVGAGGEPVHRLADLTAAMETAGIGKTIDLSVERDGRIRKVRVTTADVAETRQ from the coding sequence ATGCCGGATCGCTTCGCTCGTTTGGCGATCACGGTGGCCCTCGTGCTCATGGCGCTCTATGTCGGGCAGCCCTACGTCACCGCCCTGCTGTTCTCGGTGGAGACCCCGAGGGCGATCACGGCGCGGGGTGACCTGGCCCCGGCCGAGACCTCCACCGCCGCCCTGTTCGAGCGCGCGAGCCCGTCCGTCGTCCATGTGTTCGCACAGGCCGCAGCCCAGGGACGCGCCCTGATGAGCCCGGATTCCGAAGAGAACGAGGGCGGCAGCGGAGCGCAGACCGGCACCGGCTTCGTCTGGGACGGCGCCGGGCATGTGGTGACCAACAACCATGTCGTCTCGGCGGCGGCCCAGCGCGGCGGCTCGGTCTCGGTCCGCCTCTCCTCCGGCGAGGTCCGACCGGCGACGATCGTCGGGACCGCGCCGAGCTACGACCTCGCCGTCCTCCGTCTCGGCGGTACGGGGACGGTTCCGCCGCCGCTGGCCATCGGCACTTCGGCGGATCTGAAGGTCGGTCAATCGGCCTTCGCCATCGGCAACCCGTTCGGCCTCGACCATACCTTGACCACCGGCGTCGTCAGCGCGCTCCGCCGCCGCCTGCCCACGGGGGAGGGGAGGGAACTCTCGGGCGTCATCCAGACCGATGCCGCGATCAACCCCGGCAATTCCGGCGGACCGCTGCTCGATTCCGCCGGCCGGCTCATCGGCGTGAACACCGCGATCTATTCGCCCTCGGGGGCCAGCGCCGGCATCGGCTTCGCCATTCCGGCCGATGTCGTGAACCGGGTCGTGCCCGAGCTCATCCGCAACGGGCGCACCCGCAATCCCGGCATCGGCATCATCGCCGGGCAGGAGGCCACCGCCGCGCGTCTTGGCATCGACGGCGTCGTGGTCCTGCGCGTCCTGCGTGGATCGCCCGCCGCCGAGGCCGGCCTGCGCGGCGTCGATGTTCAGTCCGGAACGATCGGCGATGTCATCGTCGGTGCGGGCGGGGAACCGGTGCACCGGCTCGCCGACCTCACCGCCGCGATGGAAACCGCCGGCATCGGCAAGACCATCGATCTTTCGGTCGAGCGGGATGGACGCATCCGCAAGGTCAGGGTCACCACGGCGGACGTGGCGGAGACGCGGCAATAG
- a CDS encoding DnaJ domain-containing protein — MTVLAALVALFVLWWFAKDAKPHLVRRLRRSISPRVMRRGGGYVLIALAAIAAVRGRIELAILFGGVAFWFLDGVDSLVARARGLLRPGPASRPAILVFEVLPDGRTADGIVQIGPYAGRRLSELPQAALIQILAVCRKVDRIAARRLEAYLDGRSAAGRVDAESDADARARRPPDPGSMTQEEAHQILGLQSGATLQQIRTAHRTLMKRWHPDQGGTVEGASRINAARDRLVNRHR, encoded by the coding sequence ATGACGGTCCTCGCCGCCCTCGTGGCCCTCTTCGTCCTGTGGTGGTTCGCCAAGGACGCCAAGCCCCATCTCGTCCGGCGTCTGCGGCGGTCGATCTCGCCTCGCGTGATGAGACGGGGCGGTGGCTATGTCCTGATCGCCCTGGCCGCCATCGCGGCCGTCCGTGGACGGATCGAGCTCGCGATCCTGTTCGGAGGCGTCGCCTTCTGGTTCCTCGACGGTGTGGACAGTCTCGTCGCCCGTGCCCGCGGCCTGTTGCGGCCAGGCCCGGCCTCGCGGCCCGCCATCCTCGTGTTCGAGGTTCTCCCCGACGGCCGTACCGCCGACGGCATCGTGCAGATCGGCCCCTATGCCGGACGGCGCCTGTCGGAGCTGCCGCAAGCGGCGCTGATCCAGATCCTCGCGGTCTGCCGCAAGGTCGACCGCATCGCCGCGCGCCGGCTAGAGGCGTATCTCGACGGCCGCTCGGCCGCCGGGCGTGTAGACGCTGAGAGCGATGCCGACGCGCGGGCGCGCCGCCCGCCGGATCCAGGGTCGATGACGCAGGAGGAGGCCCACCAGATCCTGGGGCTTCAGAGCGGGGCGACCCTGCAGCAGATCCGCACGGCTCATCGCACGCTGATGAAACGGTGGCATCCCGACCAGGGTGGAACGGTCGAGGGGGCTTCGCGCATCAACGCGGCCCGAGACAGGCTTGTGAACCGACATCGCTGA
- a CDS encoding phasin family protein has translation MSIQPFDKIPGFDKAGIDSMMKSVSLVAKTNQTAGTEMADFAKQSFEHGTATMKKLAEAKTPQNAMEIQAEFMKASYERLVAQAKLVGTLYSELAKEMAKPLEEMTKAKFPTVG, from the coding sequence ATGAGCATCCAGCCTTTCGACAAGATCCCCGGTTTCGACAAAGCCGGCATCGACTCGATGATGAAGAGCGTGTCGCTCGTCGCCAAGACGAACCAGACCGCCGGAACCGAGATGGCGGATTTCGCCAAGCAGTCCTTCGAGCATGGCACCGCGACCATGAAGAAGCTGGCCGAGGCGAAGACCCCGCAGAACGCCATGGAAATCCAGGCCGAGTTCATGAAGGCCTCCTACGAGCGTCTGGTCGCCCAGGCCAAGCTCGTCGGCACGCTCTACAGCGAGCTCGCCAAGGAGATGGCCAAGCCGCTCGAAGAGATGACCAAAGCGAAGTTCCCCACCGTCGGCTGA
- a CDS encoding DUF817 domain-containing protein produces MGLASIRVKGGRTSFGTAIVTENSTDSAARLWPPIARFIAIEARVGAWALARGSMVVGAYEFLRFGIKQGWACLFGGLLCALLIGSYLFYPAQATLSRYDVLTLSAVMIQLGLLALRMETFEEAKVIALFHVVGTAMEVFKTGVGSWIYPEASLLRIAGVPLFTGFMYASIGSYIARVWRLFEFRFTNHPGFGATVPLAAAIYLNFFAHHYIVDIRLGLFAATALLFGRTWVHFKVWHVHRRMPLLLGFLLVALFIWFAENIGTFTRVWLYPNQASGWSMVSWQKLGSWYLLMIISYVLVSLVNRPELYVQGRGQGPVERADFS; encoded by the coding sequence GTGGGCCTCGCCTCCATTCGGGTAAAGGGAGGCCGCACCAGCTTCGGGACAGCCATCGTGACAGAGAATTCGACCGACAGCGCGGCCCGCCTCTGGCCGCCCATCGCCCGCTTCATCGCCATCGAGGCGCGGGTCGGCGCCTGGGCACTGGCACGCGGGTCGATGGTGGTCGGAGCCTACGAGTTCCTGCGCTTCGGCATCAAGCAGGGATGGGCCTGCCTGTTCGGCGGATTGCTCTGCGCCCTGCTGATCGGCAGCTACCTGTTCTATCCCGCCCAAGCCACGCTGAGCCGATACGACGTCCTCACCCTGTCGGCCGTCATGATCCAGCTGGGGCTTCTCGCCTTGCGGATGGAGACCTTCGAGGAAGCGAAGGTCATCGCGCTCTTCCACGTCGTCGGCACGGCGATGGAGGTGTTCAAGACCGGTGTCGGATCATGGATCTACCCGGAGGCGAGCCTGCTCCGCATCGCCGGCGTGCCGCTCTTCACCGGCTTCATGTATGCGAGCATCGGCTCCTACATCGCGCGGGTCTGGCGCCTGTTCGAGTTCCGCTTCACGAACCATCCGGGCTTCGGCGCCACCGTGCCGCTGGCGGCGGCGATCTACCTGAACTTCTTCGCCCATCATTACATCGTCGACATTCGCCTCGGGCTGTTCGCGGCGACGGCTCTGCTGTTCGGGCGGACCTGGGTGCATTTCAAGGTCTGGCATGTCCATCGCCGGATGCCGCTTCTGCTCGGCTTTCTCCTGGTCGCGCTGTTCATCTGGTTCGCGGAGAATATCGGCACGTTCACGCGCGTCTGGCTCTATCCCAACCAGGCATCGGGCTGGTCGATGGTGTCGTGGCAGAAGCTCGGCTCGTGGTACCTGCTGATGATCATTTCCTATGTGCTCGTCAGCCTCGTGAACCGACCGGAGCTGTATGTGCAGGGGCGAGGGCAAGGCCCGGTCGAGCGCGCCGATTTCTCATAA